The following proteins come from a genomic window of Methanobacterium sp. Maddingley MBC34:
- a CDS encoding putative hydrocarbon binding protein (contains V4R domain) (PFAM: V4R domain), which translates to MPEYTNYNEYLENMGLILKEGASILCLSPESDVNRPGPFCEERKTLVSANSVGALRSIIITGSKQFGIGTIGSILRIAGGEFSTLRATQMIESGKIEKGNVQSWLDLVKFDFKNWGYGILTTESIEDEKIVVKLDESMSSAGIPNMGNAVCYYEGGRITGGLSQVTDEKWQFVETNCWGVGDDFCRFEITKI; encoded by the coding sequence ATGCCAGAATATACCAATTACAATGAATACCTAGAAAACATGGGTTTAATCTTAAAAGAAGGCGCTAGTATCTTATGTTTGAGCCCAGAATCAGATGTTAACAGACCTGGTCCGTTTTGCGAAGAAAGGAAAACCCTGGTTTCTGCCAATTCTGTGGGTGCCCTAAGATCGATTATCATTACTGGAAGTAAACAGTTTGGAATAGGAACCATCGGATCAATACTCAGAATAGCAGGAGGTGAGTTTTCAACTTTAAGAGCCACTCAAATGATAGAATCAGGAAAAATTGAAAAAGGAAATGTTCAAAGCTGGCTAGACCTGGTCAAATTCGATTTTAAAAACTGGGGTTATGGTATTTTAACCACCGAGAGTATTGAAGATGAAAAAATCGTAGTTAAACTTGATGAAAGTATGAGCTCTGCCGGAATACCCAACATGGGTAACGCAGTATGCTACTATGAAGGTGGGAGAATAACAGGAGGTCTTTCCCAGGTAACCGATGAAAAATGGCAGTTTGTAGAAACAAACTGCTGGGGAGTGGGAGATGACTTCTGCAGATTCGAAATAACCAAGATTTAA
- a CDS encoding N-acetylglutamate kinase (PFAM: Amino acid kinase family~TIGRFAM: acetylglutamate kinase) translates to METVNILVEALPYIKKFHKKKIMIKYGGHAMIDSTAKSSTARDTVLLKYVGMKPIVVHGGGPEISRSMNKLGKEPKFIGGLRVTDQETMDIVKMVLVGKISTEIVANIGLHGGKGVGLSGKDNLLLKARKRSPQVVVNQETGEEQMVDLGLVGEIESINPEILDVLTDNDYIPVISPIGVDDKADTLNLNADTVAGEVGGEIGAEKLIILTDVPGILRDPSDPDSLIRRATISEVEELIADGTVRDGMLPKVKTCICALENGVKSTHIIDGRIKHSILLEIFTKEGIGTMITK, encoded by the coding sequence ATGGAAACTGTTAACATTCTCGTCGAGGCCTTGCCTTACATCAAAAAATTTCACAAGAAAAAGATCATGATTAAATACGGCGGCCACGCCATGATCGACTCCACTGCCAAGAGCTCCACTGCCCGGGACACAGTTCTCTTAAAATATGTGGGAATGAAACCTATAGTCGTCCACGGAGGAGGTCCTGAAATCTCCCGTTCCATGAATAAACTTGGTAAAGAACCCAAATTTATAGGAGGACTCAGGGTGACAGACCAGGAAACCATGGATATCGTGAAAATGGTCCTGGTGGGAAAAATAAGCACTGAAATCGTAGCCAATATCGGCCTCCATGGAGGTAAAGGTGTGGGACTCTCTGGTAAAGACAACTTACTCCTGAAAGCTCGTAAACGCTCACCACAAGTAGTGGTAAATCAGGAGACAGGCGAAGAACAGATGGTAGACCTGGGACTGGTGGGAGAGATAGAATCCATCAACCCCGAAATCCTGGATGTTCTAACTGATAACGATTACATACCTGTCATCAGCCCTATAGGGGTGGATGACAAGGCTGATACCTTGAATTTAAACGCAGACACCGTAGCTGGTGAAGTTGGTGGTGAGATAGGGGCAGAAAAGCTTATAATCCTCACCGACGTACCGGGGATCCTGCGCGACCCCTCAGACCCTGACAGTCTCATTAGAAGGGCCACCATATCCGAAGTTGAAGAACTGATTGCAGATGGCACTGTTCGTGATGGTATGCTGCCTAAGGTCAAAACCTGCATATGTGCCCTGGAAAATGGTGTTAAATCAACCCACATAATTGATGGTAGGATTAAACACAGCATACTCCTGGAAATATTCACCAAAGAGGGTATTGGGACTATGATTACCAAGTAA
- a CDS encoding hypothetical protein (PFAM: Uncharacterized ArCR, COG1810): MKIAIVTDGPYGERAYATIKEEFDCDYIVMEAPASTFMDEIELPPETMSQLEKADIVLTYVLHPDLTLDLVDALHDNVDWIIVGAWRGEGFKNQLENYGNVTCPENMCDLTENGIPIFDEFVSKFGRPVVRVNCQGDKVVDVEVLRCSPCGSTHFVAEEMVGEKTETLPIKAGLRIQHYPCRAPKMRLFTDDECKKEMAANFHKEAFQEALKEKKEKK, translated from the coding sequence ATGAAAATAGCCATAGTTACAGACGGACCTTACGGTGAACGGGCATACGCAACTATAAAGGAAGAATTTGACTGTGATTACATTGTAATGGAAGCACCAGCTTCTACCTTCATGGATGAAATAGAACTGCCACCTGAAACCATGTCCCAACTGGAAAAGGCAGATATTGTTCTAACCTATGTATTACACCCCGATCTTACCCTCGACCTGGTGGATGCTCTTCATGATAATGTAGACTGGATAATTGTTGGTGCCTGGAGAGGAGAAGGTTTCAAAAACCAGTTGGAAAACTATGGTAATGTAACCTGCCCTGAGAACATGTGCGACCTCACTGAGAATGGTATTCCAATCTTTGATGAATTTGTATCCAAGTTTGGCAGACCTGTGGTCAGGGTTAATTGCCAGGGTGATAAGGTAGTTGATGTGGAGGTTCTCCGCTGCTCCCCCTGTGGCAGCACCCACTTCGTAGCTGAGGAAATGGTGGGAGAGAAAACCGAAACCTTGCCTATTAAAGCAGGCCTTAGAATACAACATTATCCCTGCCGTGCACCTAAAATGAGACTTTTCACCGATGATGAGTGTAAGAAGGAAATGGCTGCTAACTTTCATAAAGAAGCTTTTCAGGAAGCATTGAAAGAAAAGAAAGAAAAAAAATGA
- a CDS encoding N-acetyl-gamma-glutamyl-phosphate reductase (PFAM: Semialdehyde dehydrogenase, dimerisation domain; Semialdehyde dehydrogenase, NAD binding domain~TIGRFAM: N-acetyl-gamma-glutamyl-phosphate reductase, common form): MLKVAIIGASGYTGGELLRFLKDHGKVEVVAATSRQYAGTPVRKVHPHLQSLDLKFEDKKPGELDADLVFTATPHGASMNIVPQLVETGVKVVDLSGDYRFDDISIYEKWYGLKHKKPLDAVYGLPEMYREEIKRANLVANPGCYPTGSILAGIPLVKEGLVDTIIADSKSGVSGAGIKPTPATHYPNISDNIVPYAVTTHRHMPEIQEKLQKFGDVRVSFTPHLVPVIRGIITTLHSFPNQEVTPEEIFQLYKKQYQNEPFVRVLDVGEIPRLSSVRGSNFCHIGCFEIDDNGRLVVVSAIDNIAKGASGAAVANMNLMCGFPETMSLEGCGLHP; this comes from the coding sequence ATGTTAAAAGTAGCGATTATCGGAGCCAGTGGTTACACTGGAGGGGAACTTTTAAGGTTCCTCAAGGACCATGGAAAGGTGGAAGTGGTAGCTGCTACTTCCAGGCAGTACGCAGGTACACCTGTTCGAAAGGTGCATCCACATCTTCAGAGTTTGGATTTAAAATTTGAAGACAAAAAACCCGGAGAATTAGATGCAGACCTGGTGTTTACTGCCACACCACACGGGGCTTCCATGAACATAGTCCCCCAACTGGTGGAAACAGGAGTTAAAGTGGTTGACTTGAGTGGAGACTACCGTTTTGATGATATCAGTATTTACGAGAAATGGTACGGCCTTAAACACAAAAAACCTCTTGATGCAGTTTACGGGTTACCTGAAATGTACCGGGAGGAGATCAAAAGAGCTAATCTGGTTGCTAACCCTGGATGTTATCCCACAGGTTCCATTCTGGCAGGTATTCCCCTGGTAAAAGAAGGGTTAGTGGACACCATTATAGCCGATTCAAAAAGTGGTGTGAGTGGTGCGGGAATTAAACCCACCCCTGCAACACATTATCCCAATATCAGTGATAATATAGTGCCCTACGCAGTCACCACCCACCGTCACATGCCTGAGATTCAGGAAAAACTCCAGAAATTCGGTGATGTTCGTGTTTCATTCACACCCCACCTGGTACCAGTCATCAGAGGCATTATAACCACCCTCCACTCATTTCCCAACCAGGAAGTTACCCCAGAAGAGATTTTCCAGCTGTATAAAAAACAGTACCAGAATGAACCATTTGTACGTGTGCTGGATGTAGGTGAAATTCCACGCTTAAGTTCAGTACGAGGATCTAACTTCTGTCATATAGGTTGCTTTGAAATAGATGACAATGGTAGGCTGGTTGTTGTTTCTGCCATCGACAATATAGCCAAAGGCGCTTCCGGTGCAGCAGTGGCCAACATGAACCTCATGTGCGGATTCCCGGAAACCATGTCACTGGAAGGTTGTGGTTTACATCCCTAA
- a CDS encoding flavodoxin — protein MKTMILFYSRTRKTALVAKTLAQEVNADYLEITDLNNRAGAMNYIKASVDAFRENKTLINPESVDLTDYDLIYVGSPTWAAKPAPAIVTLIDQCNFQDKDVILFATMGSSGGRKVIERMREKIEPRGGRMIKSFQVKTGNKKTDELVEDVKTIVKEEDLPIYGI, from the coding sequence ATGAAAACCATGATCCTGTTTTACTCACGAACCAGGAAAACTGCCCTGGTAGCCAAGACACTGGCCCAGGAAGTTAACGCAGATTATTTGGAAATAACCGACCTGAATAACAGAGCAGGGGCCATGAATTATATTAAAGCTTCAGTGGATGCATTCCGTGAAAATAAAACTTTAATAAACCCTGAATCCGTGGATCTAACTGATTATGATCTGATATATGTGGGGAGTCCCACCTGGGCTGCTAAACCTGCACCAGCAATAGTAACCCTCATTGATCAGTGCAACTTCCAGGATAAGGATGTGATCCTTTTTGCCACCATGGGAAGTTCAGGTGGCCGGAAGGTAATTGAAAGAATGAGGGAGAAAATAGAGCCACGTGGAGGGCGTATGATCAAATCATTCCAGGTTAAAACCGGCAACAAAAAAACGGACGAACTCGTTGAAGATGTTAAAACCATTGTCAAGGAGGAAGACCTCCCTATATATGGAATATAG